A single region of the Raphanus sativus cultivar WK10039 chromosome 1, ASM80110v3, whole genome shotgun sequence genome encodes:
- the LOC108835865 gene encoding kunitz trypsin inhibitor 2 yields MGNNKPLSFISLILLVSAVAISAGDEVEPVKDTNGNPLKSQTQYFIQPGSNKKGGGLVPASTDFTRLCPLGISQTLLPYQPGLPVNFSNPSSQNGDVLTTNTDLVIEFQSSIWLCPSSKIWKVDTSSSSDKNYVTTGGSSSTRESFFRIQKYGKDENTYKLVHYESDSAIKGIGATTGLFGAPYLVLEDDNNDKNVFPVKFREVDTSTENVFAKGLRMFPSF; encoded by the coding sequence ATGGGTAACAATAAGCCATTGTCATTCATCTCTTTGATCCTTCTCGTGTCAGCTGTTGCAATATCAGCTGGAGATGAAGTGGAGCCCGTCAAGGACACAAATGGAAACCCACTTAAGAGTCAGACCCAGTACTTCATCCAACCAGGTTCAAACAAGAAAGGAGGTGGTCTTGTCCCAGCAAGCACTGACTTTACTCGCTTGTGTCCATTAGGTATTTCCCAAACACTCCTTCCATATCAGCCAGGCCTTCCTGTAAATTTCTCCAATCCATCTTCCCAAAATGGTGATGTATTGACAACAAACACCGATCTAGTTATCGAGTTCCAGTCTTCGATATGGCTTTGCCCTTCTTCAAAGATATGGAAGGTCGATACCTCCTCAAGTTCTGACAAGAACTATGTAACCACTGGTGGTAGCTCCAGCACGAGGGAGAGCTTTTTCAGGATTCAGAAATATGGAAAAGATGAAAACACTTACAAGCTAGTTCACTACGAGAGTGACTCCGCTATAAAAGGTATTGGTGCGACCACCGGTTTATTCGGAGCACCTTATCTTGTTCTTGAAGatgataataatgataaaaatgTTTTCCCTGTTAAGTTCCGTGAGGTTGACACGTCcacagagaatgtgtttgcgaAGGGTCTTAGGATGTTCCCTTCATTCTGA
- the LOC108854289 gene encoding LOW QUALITY PROTEIN: serpin-Z1 (The sequence of the model RefSeq protein was modified relative to this genomic sequence to represent the inferred CDS: inserted 5 bases in 4 codons; deleted 1 base in 1 codon), which translates to MNSTPSSARSLPLFSLTIAPTVDQRSRPSMVSGSKQTLPIDSSFKDPLENAEKVRIRSEKWAEDITNGLIKDXLPPGSVTSLTGCAFGNALYFKGAWEVPFDKSYTKDKEFHLLSGTSVSVPFMSSYENQYINVYDGFKVLRLPYRQRNDATNYSSFPYRQGGYSTNGSFSMYFYLPDRXDGLDDLVKAMASTSGFLDCHVPRCKXLVNEFRIPKFKITYGLDGXQDLGLRSMALFHKACVEIDEEGAEAAAATFTLSGGCGIYEPPKRIDFVADHPFLFFIREDKTGTVLFAGQIFDPSKKSA; encoded by the exons ATGAACTCAACGCCGTCTTCAGCAAGATCGCTTCCGTTGTTCTCGCTGACCATAGCGCCAACGGTGGACCAAAGATCACGTCCATCAATGGTGTCTGGATCGAAGCAAACACTGCCCATTGATTCATCGTTCAAGGATCCTCTTGAGAAT GCAGAAAAAGTGCGTATTAGATCTGAAAAATGGGCTGAGGATATAACCAATGGTCTCATCAAAG CTCTTCCTCCTGGATCCGTCACGAGTCTAACCGGCTGCGCTTTTGGAAACGCACTCTACTTCAAAGGAGCATGGGAAGTTCCATTCGACAAGTCTTACACCAAAGACAAAGAGTTCCACCTTCTCAGTGGAACCTCAGTGTCCGTGCCATTCATGAGCAGCTACGAGAAccaatatataaatgtttatgaTGGTTTCAAGGTCCTCAGGTTACCTTATCGACAACGCAATGATGCGACCAATTATTCCAGCTTTCCTTATCGTCAAGGTGGTTATAGTACCAATGGCAGCTTCTCGATGTACTTTTATCTCCCAGACA ATGATGGATTGGATGATCTTGTCAAGGCAATGGCATCTACTTCTGGATTTTTAGATTGTCACGTTCCAAGATGCA TTTTAGTTAATGAATTCAGAATCCCAAAGTTTAAGATTACTTATGGCTTAGACGG CCAAGACTTGGGATTACGTTCAATGGCTTTGTTTCATAAAGCATGTGTGGAGATTGATGAAGAAGGCGCTGAAGCTGCTGCTGCCACTTTTACACTCAGTGGTGGTTGTGGGATATAT GAGCCTCCTAAGAGGATAGATTTTGTGGCAGATCATccatttttgttctttattcGGGAAGACAAAACTGGAACTGTTTTGTTTGCTGGTCAGATCTTTGATCCTTCCAAAAAATCTGCTTAG
- the LOC108855073 gene encoding glutaredoxin-C9 yields MVPAAESLRPLPLKTQETGESSVRTLVEENALIVIGRRGCCMCHVVKSLLLGLGVNPAVLEFVEEKEEEVMSELERIGVEGGRETVKLPAVYIGGRLFGGLDRVMATHISGELVPILKDVGALWL; encoded by the coding sequence ATGGTCCCTGCCGCGGAATCTCTTCGGCCGCTACCGCTTAAAACGCAAGAAACAGGCGAGAGTAGTGTGCGTACGTTGGTGGAGGAGAACGCGCTGATCGTGATTGGACGGAGGGGATGCTGCATGTGCCACGTTGTCAAGAGTCTGCTTCTTGGACTTGGAGTCAATCCGGCGGTTCTTGAGTTCGTTGAGGAGAAGGAAGAGGAAGTTATGAGTGAGTTAGAGAGGATTGGCGTTGAAGGCGGCAGAGAAACTGTGAAATTACCGGCGGTTTATATAGGAGGGAGGTTGTTTGGAGGGCTAGATAGGGTTATGGCCACTCATATCTCGGGTGAGTTGGTTCCAATTCTTAAGGATGTTGGAGCTTTGTGGTTGTGA
- the LOC108840546 gene encoding syntaxin-61 isoform X1 — MRFAVSEIQISHAGTRLLHRLRLLFFPPPNFSPHRLSPAIRDMSSAQDPFYIVKEEIQDSIDKLQSAFHKWERISPGMGDQVHATKELLANCGSIEWQVDELEKAITVAAKDPALYGIDDAELERRRRWTSNARTQVRNVKTGVLAGKGNAGTGNASEVRLELMRMPNSTEANRYDQYGGRDDDGFVQSESDRQMLLIKQQDEELDELSKSVERIGGVGLTIHDELVAQERIIDELGTEMDSTKNRLDFVQKKVGMVMKKAGAKGQMMMICFLLVLFIILFVLVFLT; from the exons ATGCGTTTCGCCGTGTCAGAGATACAAATCTCACACGCCGGAACTCGTTTACTTCACCGCCTTCGTTTGCTCTTCTTTCCTCCTCCAAACTTCTCACCGCATCGCCTATCGCCTG CTATAAGGGATATGTCTTCAGCGCAAGATCCATTCTACATAGTTAAAGAAGAGATCCAAGATTCT atTGATAAGTTGCAATCAGCATTCCACAAATGGGAGCGTATCTCTCCTGGCATGGGGGATCAAGTCCATGCCACCAAAGAGCTTCTTGCTAACTGTGGAAGCATCGAGTGGCAG GTAGATGAGCTGGAAAAAGCGATTACCGTTGCAGCAAAAGATCCTGCCTTGTATGGCATTGATGATGCTGAGCTTGAACGACGCAGGAGATGGACTAGTAATGCTAGGACGCAG GTGCGGAATGTCAAGACGGGTGTTCTAGCTGGTAAGGGTAATGCCGGGACTGGTAATGCAAGTGAAGTGCGCCTGGAACTAATGAGAATGCCAAACTCGACTGAAGCAAATAGATACGATCAGTATGGAGGGAGAGACGATGATGGTTTTGTACAGTCAGAATCAGATAGGCAGATGCTGTTGATAAA GCAACAAGACGAAGAATTGGATGAGCTGAGTAAAAGTGTAGAGAGAATTGGAGGGGTGGGGCTTACTATACATGATGAACTTGTTGCACAG GAGAGAATAATAGATGAATTGGGTACAGAGATGGACAGTACAAAGAACAGGCTTGATTTTGTTCAG AAAAAAGTGGGAATGGTTATGAAGAAAGCAGGAGCGAAAGggcagatgatgatgatatgttTCTTGCTCGTCTTGTTCATCATCCTATTCGTTCTTGTCTTCTTGACCTAA
- the LOC108840546 gene encoding syntaxin-61 isoform X2, whose product MSSAQDPFYIVKEEIQDSIDKLQSAFHKWERISPGMGDQVHATKELLANCGSIEWQVDELEKAITVAAKDPALYGIDDAELERRRRWTSNARTQVRNVKTGVLAGKGNAGTGNASEVRLELMRMPNSTEANRYDQYGGRDDDGFVQSESDRQMLLIKQQDEELDELSKSVERIGGVGLTIHDELVAQERIIDELGTEMDSTKNRLDFVQKKVGMVMKKAGAKGQMMMICFLLVLFIILFVLVFLT is encoded by the exons ATGTCTTCAGCGCAAGATCCATTCTACATAGTTAAAGAAGAGATCCAAGATTCT atTGATAAGTTGCAATCAGCATTCCACAAATGGGAGCGTATCTCTCCTGGCATGGGGGATCAAGTCCATGCCACCAAAGAGCTTCTTGCTAACTGTGGAAGCATCGAGTGGCAG GTAGATGAGCTGGAAAAAGCGATTACCGTTGCAGCAAAAGATCCTGCCTTGTATGGCATTGATGATGCTGAGCTTGAACGACGCAGGAGATGGACTAGTAATGCTAGGACGCAG GTGCGGAATGTCAAGACGGGTGTTCTAGCTGGTAAGGGTAATGCCGGGACTGGTAATGCAAGTGAAGTGCGCCTGGAACTAATGAGAATGCCAAACTCGACTGAAGCAAATAGATACGATCAGTATGGAGGGAGAGACGATGATGGTTTTGTACAGTCAGAATCAGATAGGCAGATGCTGTTGATAAA GCAACAAGACGAAGAATTGGATGAGCTGAGTAAAAGTGTAGAGAGAATTGGAGGGGTGGGGCTTACTATACATGATGAACTTGTTGCACAG GAGAGAATAATAGATGAATTGGGTACAGAGATGGACAGTACAAAGAACAGGCTTGATTTTGTTCAG AAAAAAGTGGGAATGGTTATGAAGAAAGCAGGAGCGAAAGggcagatgatgatgatatgttTCTTGCTCGTCTTGTTCATCATCCTATTCGTTCTTGTCTTCTTGACCTAA
- the LOC108840546 gene encoding syntaxin-61 isoform X3, whose product MPPKSFLLTVEASSGRKVDELEKAITVAAKDPALYGIDDAELERRRRWTSNARTQVRNVKTGVLAGKGNAGTGNASEVRLELMRMPNSTEANRYDQYGGRDDDGFVQSESDRQMLLIKQQDEELDELSKSVERIGGVGLTIHDELVAQERIIDELGTEMDSTKNRLDFVQKKVGMVMKKAGAKGQMMMICFLLVLFIILFVLVFLT is encoded by the exons ATGCCACCAAAGAGCTTCTTGCTAACTGTGGAAGCATCGAGTGGCAG GAAGGTAGATGAGCTGGAAAAAGCGATTACCGTTGCAGCAAAAGATCCTGCCTTGTATGGCATTGATGATGCTGAGCTTGAACGACGCAGGAGATGGACTAGTAATGCTAGGACGCAG GTGCGGAATGTCAAGACGGGTGTTCTAGCTGGTAAGGGTAATGCCGGGACTGGTAATGCAAGTGAAGTGCGCCTGGAACTAATGAGAATGCCAAACTCGACTGAAGCAAATAGATACGATCAGTATGGAGGGAGAGACGATGATGGTTTTGTACAGTCAGAATCAGATAGGCAGATGCTGTTGATAAA GCAACAAGACGAAGAATTGGATGAGCTGAGTAAAAGTGTAGAGAGAATTGGAGGGGTGGGGCTTACTATACATGATGAACTTGTTGCACAG GAGAGAATAATAGATGAATTGGGTACAGAGATGGACAGTACAAAGAACAGGCTTGATTTTGTTCAG AAAAAAGTGGGAATGGTTATGAAGAAAGCAGGAGCGAAAGggcagatgatgatgatatgttTCTTGCTCGTCTTGTTCATCATCCTATTCGTTCTTGTCTTCTTGACCTAA